The genome window TTATAGatctatatacagtaatcccttgaatatcgcgtttaatgtagaccagacaaggccgcgataatcgaaaaattgagaagtagggtcacccctataactttttttccccttcagtgGTGAGTCCTAgttgcaagagtggcttccacttacgagtttcagcgtggattttcacatttttatgaactttaaaaaataataatttaataatagcGGGAAAAATGGCGAAGTTTGCGATAAATGAGGAggtaatcaagggattactgtaaacggGTTATTAGTACAGTAAATTATTCgaataaaggagaaaaaaatccctCTAAAATTATGTTTAAATATGTTTCAATGGAATGCGATATCTTGGTTCTAATTTTCTTGACTTAGGTGTCGCTTTGTTCCATTTGTTTACGTATTGTGAAAGTACAAAGtttaaaagtaaatacatttaaaaaaactgatttttttagaGATCCCCTGAAGGTGACATTCATATATGTCAATCAAATgccaaaggaaaaaataaaaaaaataaattaaaaaaatggactgggCACAAACCTGTAAGGTCACTGGCAGTAATGGAGTTGAGCAGACTGAGCTGTTGGTCCGTCGTGCTTTCTATCCTTCCTCCGCCACCACCCGAGCAAACGGACGACGAACTGTCCACAGCCAAGCCCTCTGCTTCATCCACGAGCCGGTCCATTAGGTCTCTGTAATGCCAACCAAGGTTTTTTATGATAGTTGAGTGTCGAGAGAATTTGTTTCACAGCAACTTTGCCTGCTGATGTCTACTCACGTGACGCCTGGGTAGCTGCTATACTTTTTCTTCCCGAAGCGATTTTGCTGCACGAAGAAGTCAAAGCGCTCCGACTTCTTCCACATGTAGTAAAATGCCACGCATTCTGCTACCGTTCGCGTTGTCACCTaaggttggaaaaaaatatattcaatgcTCAATGCCTTCCATTGACAACGTTAGACATTCAATTAATGAAAAATGGGAGGCCTGTCTGGCTGAGAATACTCTTCTTTAATatccattgacggcgctagacgttcaatccattttgatggaACATCGAGCACCATCAATGAATGGCTCTTTCTCACATCAAGATAACATGACTTACTTTATGTTTTTGAATGAGGTGAAAGTTCTTGTCATACATCTGCAGAGCATGTTCAAAATTCTTGCACTCTTCTTCAGACCACGGTGGCGATTTTTCTGAAAGCATATATTTTGCAACAGCTTTCACTCGTGTCAAGGTTAAATGACAAAAAGTTTACTAGGCATTTGACATTTAGTTAGCTGTTTGCATGCAAAACATATTAACTTGGCTTACCTTTCGAGGACTTTAGGTGGCTACAGTATTGCTCCAGGGCCTCGTGGGTATTGTAGTTGCACTGGATGAGCTCAAGCAAAGCCTGTGTGAGAACAAAAGAGGTTAAAACAAAAGCCTATGTTAGTATATGAGACtggatttgttaaaaaaagagacaCTAAAATTGTTACATTGGGAAGCCCATTGATGTTGGTCTCCTCTTGAACTATATAGTATTTAATTAACTGATAAAGGTGAAATTGTAAATATAAAAGGTGCAGAGACATAAACTGTAGATAAACCTGTTAATTTTCATTTAGCATCTTTTACAAGGTAATTTTCCTATGTGTAGATCTTCCGAAAGTATGATGAGTAATAGGACAAATTGACCTGTTCGTTGTCTCGAACGTGGAGTTTGTCATGGGTTGTCTTTTCATCCGTCGTCCGCGAGATCATGTCCATCAGAAAGCTCTTGACCTTGCTCTCTGTCAGCGCACCCGGGCTCCACATTAactcatcttcatcttcatatGCTGCAAAGCGTTGGTAGTATTAAGTTGATCGCACGATTAGATACTGGGATGAATTCCCatggaaaataaaacaagagtAAATACCTTTCTCCCCATCTATGTAATGGCTGATGGTCAAAGGAACTTCCGCTTGGTACTCCGAGCCCACCATTATTTCCTTTTCATAAAAATCGATGTGTAAGATTAACGGTATTTCATGTTTTCCAACAGTTCCACTGTATTAAACTACACACCTTTCTGGAGTCTTCTGGACTAGGACCATCATCATCACACTCGGAATCTTTATCACCATCGGAGACAGCATTGGCTAAAGAAGGGGTTATTATATTCATTTCAAGTTCCCTTGAAAAGCAGATCTCTAAATGTGTCGAAGTTGTGTCTTAATGTACTTGAAGCCTTTTTTGGGTTGATATCCATTCTAATATTACATGTAAAAATGCTTTTGATTAAAATTCTCTTTATTCCATAATTTAAATATGTTGCTGATGATAAAATATACtttaaacaataaacaaaataaataaatatccacTGATAGATGAAGGACAGTTCTCTGTAGTAGCTTACATCGGAGTGTTCTGGGGAAGAAATCAGTGGCTTCGTGGGAGGTGACTGAAGGGGTGAGGTCGTCCGCTGATGACTGGGTCTCCTCCTCGTAGTCACCAGACAGCAAGTCTTTGGCAATTTCCTCCTGGGAACGATTGTGTCAAGTTGAACAACAATTTCACCCGGGAAAAAAATATGCCTTTCCTCCCCCACACACAGACTGCAGCAACGCACGCTCACCTTGTCCAAAGTCATGTCGGGCAGCTCATCAGTAAGATCACCAGAAGAGCTGTCTATACTGGAACCACCTGAGGCCTCGTAGCGATAGATGGCAAGCAGCTCATCCAGAGGCATGTTACCCTCCTGGTGAAGAGAGTGGAATGACATTAGTCAGTAAGGTGTATGTTTAATATAGTGTAAAGttaaatattttgttcattcatccactcatttttttgcaaagatCTGTTATCAAATATGCAATATGTTAATGAGCTACTTCATGAGACTAAGTGAGCATTTACTGTAGATTTTCTTAAAAAGTCCaaactttttatttgttaaacgtTGAGGTCTGAAAGTATGTAAACATTGCGCTATGGttgtagaatttaaaaaaatcaaccgtTAAAAATACAACTTGTGTAATAATTGTGAACAcagtgtacacacacacacacacttcaatgTTCTACAGTTTATCAATCTGTCGATGGAAAGATTTGATTTTGGTAAATCTGCTGACAAAGATATATAAGTGAAGCAATTAGACCATATTACATTATTATTCGCAGAGCGGGATAGTTTTTCTATCAAGTAATATTACAtgatatatttttcgatttaaGTGTTTTGCGGTCATATTGTTAATAAAGGCAGTCttcaaaatattgtaaatataccTTAATTTTGTTAAAAGGTTGCAATGCTTACCTTCTCCAAATCTGCAATCTCAGAGCTAAAATTTCCTCCGCCTTCCAGAGACTCTTCTTCCTCCAGGGTCCTCTCGTCATCATACTCGTGAACTAACATCTCTGCGGTCGGATCAAAATCATGATCTTCTGACGACAAAGAGCCAACTGTGGTAGGAACAAAGAGAAAGGCCCAAAAATTAGGTATACATTTTAATTGCTTCAACAGCGGGGAACAAGCCAAAAGATTTTCCTCTTCACAGAACCCCATAGATTTCCAATTGGTCAGGCTAGTTTGCTAGCCAATCAAGAACATGGATACTATGGTCCACAAAACAGGCAATGGTAGGTTTGGTATTATGTGTAAGTAGGGGATAGGTGCTGTTGGAAAATGACATTTCTCTCTGCATAAAGTTTGTTAGAAGCTGGAGGCATGAGGTGTTTTAAAACCTCCTCGTTGACGGCGACAATGACCTGAAAAGGCATACTGGACCAACACCCTCATGACTCACAGCTTGCGGCTATAGGTGAGGTCAGGAACATAGAtttaacataaatataaataaataccaaTAAAAGATGGAATTCTGACTTTTATTCTCATATTTTCATGCTCATATTTTGTTCGGAAAGCCACATTTCTTCAGCATACAATCAAAACAACGGAATTAATCCTGCCATTACAATAATTTTGAGGGTGATTAAACATGACCGATGACTAGGCCTGGGTGATATGACAAAAACTGTTAtcacggtaaaaaaaaatgtcagtcaatATCAATAATTTAATtgtcttttaaatttaaaaattttaaCTTCtctgaataa of Stigmatopora argus isolate UIUO_Sarg chromosome 5, RoL_Sarg_1.0, whole genome shotgun sequence contains these proteins:
- the mier3b gene encoding mesoderm induction early response protein 3 isoform X2 is translated as MAEASIGSSSPVGSLSSEDHDFDPTAEMLVHEYDDERTLEEEESLEGGGNFSSEIADLEKEGNMPLDELLAIYRYEASGGSSIDSSSGDLTDELPDMTLDKEEIAKDLLSGDYEEETQSSADDLTPSVTSHEATDFFPRTLRSNAVSDGDKDSECDDDGPSPEDSRKEIMVGSEYQAEVPLTISHYIDGEKAYEDEDELMWSPGALTESKVKSFLMDMISRTTDEKTTHDKLHVRDNEQALLELIQCNYNTHEALEQYCSHLKSSKEKSPPWSEEECKNFEHALQMYDKNFHLIQKHKVTTRTVAECVAFYYMWKKSERFDFFVQQNRFGKKKYSSYPGVTDLMDRLVDEAEGLAVDSSSSVCSGGGGGRIESTTDQQLSLLNSITASDLTALSNSVATVCSPAEASCLDSYGFPPLESLHRASSLNHDESLGFPSGGADAECLDMLDAGFYHSELGQLSGVCVAKDCERPSKRLKMALPDSFMGDVSVGNLGVDFEARRTAPHHHRITGAKMAVSVTDFGEPNGFLGGHARHHVQHTAALQSE
- the mier3b gene encoding mesoderm induction early response protein 3 isoform X1 encodes the protein MCPNVWSDPSLQGRCAFALSCLGIAAAYIDTFILAFACPKKYKIESEIMRIFVEASIGSSSPVGSLSSEDHDFDPTAEMLVHEYDDERTLEEEESLEGGGNFSSEIADLEKEGNMPLDELLAIYRYEASGGSSIDSSSGDLTDELPDMTLDKEEIAKDLLSGDYEEETQSSADDLTPSVTSHEATDFFPRTLRSNAVSDGDKDSECDDDGPSPEDSRKEIMVGSEYQAEVPLTISHYIDGEKAYEDEDELMWSPGALTESKVKSFLMDMISRTTDEKTTHDKLHVRDNEQALLELIQCNYNTHEALEQYCSHLKSSKEKSPPWSEEECKNFEHALQMYDKNFHLIQKHKVTTRTVAECVAFYYMWKKSERFDFFVQQNRFGKKKYSSYPGVTDLMDRLVDEAEGLAVDSSSSVCSGGGGGRIESTTDQQLSLLNSITASDLTALSNSVATVCSPAEASCLDSYGFPPLESLHRASSLNHDESLGFPSGGADAECLDMLDAGFYHSELGQLSGVCVAKDCERPSKRLKMALPDSFMGDVSVGNLGVDFEARRTAPHHHRITGAKMAVSVTDFGEPNGFLGGHARHHVQHTAALQSE